From a region of the Chitinophaga caseinilytica genome:
- a CDS encoding helical backbone metal receptor: MRYTDQIGHTISLDAPPVRIVSVVPSQTELLYDLGADVTGITKFCVHPESWFREKTRVGGTKQLHIDKITELRPDLIIANKEENEREQIEALAQRFPVWTSDIHTLEESLEMIYSLGEILDKRTAAGEIAGRISGGFSSIRPLYPSVPTAYFIWRDPWMVAGGDTFINDMLRRCGLRNVFEDLRRYPSVTLPQLAASGVKRVLLSSEPYPFKSKHIDEIREYLPDAEIALVDGEMFSWYGSRLMHAPAYFNELLDIFR, from the coding sequence ATGCGATATACAGATCAAATCGGGCATACGATCTCGCTGGACGCGCCACCGGTGCGCATCGTGTCGGTAGTGCCTTCGCAGACGGAGTTGCTGTACGACCTGGGGGCCGATGTGACGGGCATCACCAAATTCTGCGTGCATCCGGAGTCGTGGTTCCGCGAAAAAACACGTGTGGGCGGCACGAAGCAATTGCATATCGATAAAATCACGGAGCTGCGGCCAGACCTCATCATAGCCAATAAAGAAGAAAACGAGCGGGAACAGATCGAAGCCCTGGCGCAGCGGTTCCCCGTTTGGACGAGCGACATTCATACGCTGGAAGAATCGCTCGAAATGATATATTCCCTCGGCGAAATCCTCGATAAAAGAACAGCGGCCGGCGAAATTGCGGGCCGGATCAGTGGGGGATTTTCTTCCATCCGTCCCCTCTACCCTTCCGTTCCCACGGCCTATTTCATCTGGCGCGACCCATGGATGGTGGCCGGCGGCGATACTTTCATCAATGACATGCTCCGCAGATGCGGGCTGCGCAATGTTTTCGAAGACCTGCGCCGATATCCTTCCGTTACGCTTCCGCAATTGGCGGCGAGCGGCGTCAAACGCGTGCTGCTCAGCAGCGAGCCCTATCCTTTCAAGTCGAAACACATCGATGAAATCCGGGAATACCTGCCAGACGCGGAGATCGCGCTGGTGGACGGAGAAATGTTTTCCTGGTACGGAAGCCGGTTGATGCACGCGCCCGCGTATTTCAACGAGCTGCTGGATATTTTCCGTTAA